The following proteins are co-located in the Enoplosus armatus isolate fEnoArm2 chromosome 8, fEnoArm2.hap1, whole genome shotgun sequence genome:
- the LOC139289315 gene encoding NACHT, LRR and PYD domains-containing protein 12 produces the protein MDKDTVLTHILKLDDMSTLLVGELPGSVINNNKYISPLTSEALVTDRNVEDNAPSLDCAIHAALSGEIKTVILVGPEGSGKTTALEKLVVDWAKGEHLQNISYVFHFRCRELNSLNGTLSLETLMLHHHGLIPPESMHLVLQKPENVLFVFDDLDRYKHSLDPSVHTLCFDPSQAASVFCLVASLLQGSLLKGAAFLVAIRQTGSLTFLSGTRVEVLGFLKPQREGYFNGFFTDPAAANKALTHMERTLGFYDICTSPRFCWTICSMYRSQMDAGTKLSETLSQLYLDILVHLMLTLSLDEAGSRELVLALGKMASHCSLDQHSSCTKEEMDSFGFQRFLTSVGVFLHVDGDQSDRHVFSFHSQLMQEFLLAVSFFLDKLAPDGVEKMLEKHEGRSKFLDLFLSGLSEPIQRRPLETLLGELNPDRIADFKCWFKSSSEKTLKECYKDRHHHCFRLLHQAQNESLVKDIVTPSARIGISYGDLSLQDCVALNYVVTCLGEMEQLNLYRTKNLTEEKAEILAPTMSLSHKIILLDSSLSTGAVHHVASALSRGRTKELDLAYTRLGDEKLKILCAGLRDCKLQILKLVVCRLTGASCEDLVSVLTSATSQLCALDMRCNQIGDQGFTKLCKALHSPHCKLQELQLQNGELTAASMEALSAALCSGQSELRKLNLTQNTIGHSGVEALCKSLQHPLCKLQSLNFFDCELTGACCPHLMEALMSEHCSLSELDLSVNDVGQEGALLLCQALSRPGCQIQKLGLKRCELTQSVFKELGSVLRSGTSQLKCLTVGMNDVGDQGVKHIWDAVAHPSCLLEELDVEMTGLTDACVEDLCAAIRASKTLKSLELRNNSLSNASVPALIQVMQDSHNVQEMNLKYNNFSGDVFNMLYECDKIRY, from the exons ATGGACAAAGACACTGTGCTGACTCACATCCTGAAGTTAGATGACATGTCGACACTTCTTGTTGGAGAACTGCCTGGCAGTGTGATAAACAACAATAAGTACATATCCCCGCTGACTTCTGAAGCCctggtgacagacagaaatgtggaaGACAACGCGCCGTCCCTTGATTGTGCCATCCATGCTGCTCTGTCTGGTGAAATCAAAACTGTGATACTGGTCGGTCCTGAAGGATCAGGCAAGACCACTGCTTTGGAGAAGCTAGTTGTGGACTGGGCAAAAGGAGAACACCTTCAAAACATTTCTTATGTTTTCCATTTCCGGTGCAGGGAGTTAAATTCTCTTAATGGGACGCTCTCCTTGGAGACGTTGATGCTACACCATCACGGTCTCATCCCTCCTGAGTCCATGCACCTGGTTCTGCAGAAACCAgagaatgtgttgtttgtttttgatgatcTGGATCGGTACAAACACAGCCTGGACCCCTCCGTCCACACCCTCTGCTTTGATCCCAGCCAGGCAGCCTCAGTGTTCTGTTTAGTGGCCAGCTTGCTTCAAGGATCGCTGCTGAAGGGAGCTGCCTTCCTGGTGGCAAtcaggcagacaggaagtctgACGTTCCTGAGTGGCACCCGGGTGGAGGTGTTGGGGTTTCTGAAGCCACAAAGAGAGGGCTACTTTAATGGGTTCTTTACTGACCCAGCTGCTGCCAACAAAGCACTAACGCACATGGAAAGGACTCTAGGCTTTTATGATATCTGTACCTCCCCAAGATTTTGTTGGACAATCTGTTCTATGTACAGGTCTCAGATGGATGCTGGAACAAAACTTTCTGAGACGTTATCTCAGCTGTATTTAGACATCCTGGTCCACCTGATGCTGACGCTCTCGCTGGATGAGGCCGGCAGCAGAGAACTAGTGTTGGCCCTCGGCAAGATGGCATCTCACTGCTCCCTTGACCAGCATTCGAGCTGTACCAAAGAGGAAATGGATTCCTTTGGTTTTCAACGGTTTCTCACCTCAGTTGGTGTTTTCTTGCATGTAGATGGTGACCAGTCAGACAGACATGTCTTCTCCTTCCACTCCCAGCTGATGCAGGAGTTCCTCTTGGCCGTGTCTTTCTTTCTGGACAAGTTGGCACCTGATGGTGTGGAGAAGATGTTGGAAAAGCACGAAGGCCGTTCAAAGTTTCTAGATCTCTTCTTGTCAGGGCTCTCTGAGCCAATTCAGCGCAGACCACTGGAGACCCTGCTGGGGGAGTTGAACCCTGATCGGATCGCGGACTTCAAATGCTGGTTTAAAAGCAGCTCCGAGAAGACACTGAAAGAATGCTACAAAGACAGGCACCACCACTGCTTCCGTCTGCTTCATCAAGCTCAAAATGAGAGTTTGGTGAAGGACATCGTCACCCCCTCAGCACGGATAGGCATCAGCTATGGAGACCTGAGCCTCCAGGACTGTGTCGCTCTGAATTATGTTGTCACGTGCCTCGGAGAGATGGAGCAGTTGAATCTGTATCGTACAAAGAATTTGACGGAGGAGAAAGCAGAGATTCTGGCTCCAACTATGAGCTTGTCACATAAGATAAT CTTGTTAGACAGCTCCTTGAGTACAGGGGCTGTCCATCATGTGGCCTCAGCTCTCAGCAGAGGACGCACCAAGGAGCTGGATCTCGCTTACACCCGCCTCGgagatgaaaagttaaaaatCCTCTGTGCTGGACTAAGAGACTGCAAGCTGCAAATATTAAA ACTTGTAGTATGCAGACTGACAGGGGCAAGCTGTGAAGATCTGGTGTCTGTCCTGACCTCTGCCACCTCTCAGCTGTGTGCGTTAGACATGAGGTGTAATCAGATCGGGGACCAGGGCTTCACGAAACTGTGCAAAGCACTGCATAGTCCTCACTGCAAACTACAGGAGCTCCA gCTACAAAACGGCGAGTTGACTGCGGCATCCATGGAGGCTTTATCAGCAGCTTTGTGTTCTGGCCAATCAGAGTTGAGGAAATTGAACCTGACACAAAACACGATTGGTCACAGTGGAGTGGAGGCTTTGTGCAAATCCCTGCAACACCCACTTTGTAAACTGCAGAGCCTCAA TTTCTTTGATTGCGAGCTGACGGGTGCGTGCTGTCCTCATTTGATGGAGGCCTTGATGTCAGAGCACTGCTCTCTGTCAGAGCTGGACCTGTCAGTGAATGATGTGGGCCAGGAGGGGGCACTGCTGCTCTGCCAAGCCCTCAGTCGACCTGGATGTCAAATACAAAAACTTGG GCTGAAGCGATGCGAGTTAACCCAGTCGGTCTTCAAGGAACTGGGTTCAGTGCTGAGAAGTGGGACTTCTCAGCTTAAGTGTCTGACTGTAGGTATGAATGACGTGGGAGACCAAGGGGTTAAACATATTTGGGATGCTGTTGCACATCCAAGCTGCCTGTTGGAGGAGCTGGA CGTTGAAATGACCGGTTTAACGGATGCCTGTGTTGAGGACTTGTGTGCCGCCATAAGAGCCAGTAAGACTTTGAAGAGCCTGGAACTGAGAAACAACTCACTGAGTAATGCTTCTGTCCCAGCCCTCATCCAAGTCATGCAGGACAGCCACAACGTGCAGGAGATGAA CCTGAAGTACAACAACTTCAGTGGAGACGTTTTTAACATGCTGTACGAGTGTGATAAAATAAGATACTGA